A stretch of Aerococcus urinaehominis DNA encodes these proteins:
- a CDS encoding MsnO8 family LLM class oxidoreductase, with amino-acid sequence MSSKIGILDFIPRDKYTSDFEAFQNTIKLAQHADELGLQRYWVAEHHNTPSILGNSPLILMARLASITKEIKVGAGGVMLDNTSPYQLAENMKTFSAILPGRIEMGVGHSTPTELEAQDELGLNIRHNLDYEAELRQLVAYSDANFALNGQRNASPIAMPVIHEDSMPLYLLSASAKRAQFCGEMGLGFNFGLFLNNNLDEAKQAIQIYRDYFRPSIFLSQPEATLSLFAVSAYNEDLIPILEHALDYWLMAFLTDKRSVYSLLSPDDAADYPFSKEEQAFVADFTYRKVVGDPLTIEKQLKALMTETKCDNFLIGNMLSTLPARRNLLEILAQIKL; translated from the coding sequence ATGTCCTCAAAAATTGGGATACTGGATTTTATCCCTCGGGATAAATATACTAGCGATTTTGAAGCCTTTCAAAATACCATTAAACTCGCCCAACATGCTGATGAATTAGGCTTGCAAAGGTACTGGGTAGCCGAACACCATAACACCCCTTCGATATTAGGAAATTCTCCTTTAATCTTGATGGCCCGCCTGGCATCTATCACCAAAGAGATTAAGGTGGGGGCCGGTGGGGTAATGCTAGATAATACTAGTCCTTACCAGTTAGCTGAAAATATGAAGACTTTTTCAGCAATTTTACCAGGCCGGATTGAAATGGGTGTGGGCCATTCAACACCTACCGAACTTGAAGCCCAGGATGAACTGGGTTTGAACATCCGCCATAATCTTGATTACGAAGCTGAACTTAGACAGTTAGTTGCCTATAGCGATGCTAACTTTGCCCTTAATGGCCAGCGGAATGCTTCCCCTATAGCGATGCCAGTCATTCATGAGGATAGCATGCCGCTCTACCTTCTGTCAGCGTCAGCTAAGCGGGCCCAATTTTGTGGTGAAATGGGTTTAGGTTTTAATTTTGGTCTGTTTCTCAATAATAATTTGGATGAGGCCAAGCAGGCTATTCAGATTTACCGAGATTATTTTAGGCCCTCGATATTCCTGAGCCAACCTGAGGCAACCCTGTCGCTATTTGCTGTCTCAGCTTATAATGAAGACCTGATTCCAATATTAGAACACGCCTTGGACTACTGGTTAATGGCCTTTTTGACTGATAAGCGGTCGGTGTATTCGCTCTTAAGTCCGGATGATGCTGCTGACTATCCTTTTTCCAAGGAAGAACAGGCTTTTGTCGCTGATTTTACTTATCGTAAAGTGGTAGGGGATCCTTTGACTATAGAAAAGCAACTTAAGGCGCTGATGACCGAGACTAAGTGTGATAATTTTCTAATTGGCAACATGCTATCGACCCTACCAGCCAGACGTAATTTACTGGAGATTTTGGCCCAAATAAAATTGTAG
- a CDS encoding DAK2 domain-containing protein — MHSKELKAQDLQAMFEVGANRLTENVDYVNALNVFPVPDGDTGTNMNLSFTSGVDQVIRKQSQTAGEIAADLAKGLLMGARGNSGVILSQLFRGFAKALEDLDTVNAKQLGQAFSQGVETAYKAVMKPVEGTILTVAREAAEAGQAYLAEGDDPVELMRQVQAAGQVALDNTPNLLPVLAEVGVVDSGGQGLLFIYTGFLESLTGEAVPSQPSNLSQADVTEIAHHEHHFDTAHAVNTEDIKFGYCTEIMVRLKDGPTYTDEFDYDSFRNYLNDLGDSLLVVNDDEIVKVHVHTETPGEVMNYGQKFGSLIKIKVDNMREQHDALLDGQGSVSEAIPVSDEKPAKYGIIAVAAGQGIQDLFKSMGATNIINGGQTMNPSTEDILKAIDQANAENIIILPNNKNIFMAAEQAAQVADMPCAVIPSRTISQGITALLAYNGLAELADNQAAMTEELAFVKSGQITNAVRDTQIDGLTIKKDDFMGIVEGDIKVADADLASATQATIAAMLDEDSEIVTLIIGDQGDQAQAEAIIGQLQIDYPEVEYEIVQGDQPVYHYLVSVE, encoded by the coding sequence TTGCATTCCAAAGAATTAAAGGCCCAAGATTTGCAGGCCATGTTTGAAGTAGGGGCTAACCGCCTGACGGAAAATGTTGACTATGTTAACGCCCTAAATGTATTTCCCGTTCCGGATGGTGATACGGGAACCAATATGAACTTATCTTTTACATCTGGTGTAGACCAGGTAATCAGAAAACAATCACAAACTGCTGGTGAAATTGCCGCTGATTTAGCCAAGGGGCTCTTGATGGGCGCACGCGGTAATTCGGGTGTCATTCTTTCCCAATTATTCCGTGGTTTTGCTAAGGCTTTAGAAGATTTAGACACTGTTAATGCTAAGCAATTGGGTCAAGCTTTTAGCCAGGGTGTAGAAACAGCCTACAAAGCAGTTATGAAACCTGTTGAAGGGACCATCCTCACTGTGGCTCGTGAAGCAGCGGAAGCAGGTCAAGCTTATTTAGCCGAGGGTGATGATCCGGTTGAATTGATGCGCCAGGTACAAGCGGCTGGCCAAGTGGCCTTGGATAATACGCCTAATCTTTTGCCAGTTTTAGCAGAAGTTGGTGTGGTCGATTCTGGTGGTCAAGGCTTACTCTTTATTTACACCGGCTTTTTAGAATCGCTAACTGGTGAGGCTGTTCCTAGCCAACCAAGCAATCTATCCCAAGCTGATGTGACAGAGATTGCCCACCATGAGCATCATTTTGATACCGCCCACGCGGTAAATACAGAAGATATTAAATTTGGTTACTGTACTGAAATCATGGTCCGCCTTAAGGATGGGCCAACCTATACTGATGAATTTGATTATGATAGCTTCCGTAATTATTTAAATGATTTGGGCGATTCATTATTAGTCGTCAATGATGATGAAATCGTCAAAGTCCATGTGCATACGGAAACACCGGGTGAAGTCATGAACTATGGTCAGAAATTCGGATCCTTGATTAAAATTAAAGTGGATAATATGCGCGAGCAACACGATGCCCTTCTAGACGGACAAGGCAGTGTGAGCGAAGCCATCCCAGTTTCTGATGAAAAACCTGCTAAGTATGGCATTATTGCAGTTGCTGCTGGCCAAGGTATTCAAGACCTCTTCAAGAGCATGGGGGCTACCAATATTATTAATGGTGGTCAAACCATGAATCCTTCTACTGAGGATATTCTCAAGGCGATTGACCAAGCTAATGCCGAAAATATTATTATTTTGCCTAATAATAAGAATATCTTTATGGCCGCCGAGCAGGCTGCGCAAGTGGCTGATATGCCATGCGCAGTGATTCCAAGTCGGACCATTTCTCAAGGAATTACCGCCTTGCTAGCTTATAATGGCCTTGCTGAATTGGCAGATAACCAGGCAGCTATGACTGAAGAATTAGCTTTTGTCAAGAGTGGTCAAATTACTAATGCCGTTCGTGATACCCAGATTGACGGTTTAACCATTAAGAAAGATGACTTTATGGGTATTGTGGAAGGGGATATTAAGGTTGCTGACGCTGATTTAGCTAGTGCAACCCAAGCAACCATTGCAGCGATGCTAGATGAGGACAGTGAAATTGTCACCTTAATTATTGGTGACCAAGGTGACCAAGCTCAAGCTGAGGCAATCATAGGTCAATTACAGATTGATTATCCAGAAGTTGAGTACGAGATTGTACAAGGCGACCAACCTGTTTACCATTATTTAGTATCAGTAGAATAA
- a CDS encoding Asp23/Gls24 family envelope stress response protein — translation MAVKIQSNLGEIDVTNEAIATVVGVATTRNYGVVGMASKHQIRDGIQEILNIENYARGVLVRVEDNLIVVDLYIIVNYGTKISEICRNVQSSVKYELEKVLGLSANVVNVYVQGVRTQED, via the coding sequence ATGGCAGTAAAAATTCAATCAAATTTGGGTGAAATTGATGTCACAAATGAAGCAATCGCCACTGTTGTTGGTGTCGCTACTACCCGTAATTATGGCGTGGTTGGCATGGCCAGCAAGCATCAAATCCGTGATGGCATTCAAGAAATTTTAAATATCGAAAATTATGCACGTGGCGTTTTAGTCAGGGTTGAAGACAACCTAATCGTTGTTGATTTGTATATTATTGTGAACTATGGAACAAAAATTTCTGAAATTTGTCGTAATGTCCAAAGTTCAGTAAAATATGAGCTTGAAAAGGTGTTGGGCTTGTCGGCTAACGTGGTAAACGTTTATGTCCAAGGCGTCCGTACCCAAGAGGATTAA
- the rpmB gene encoding 50S ribosomal protein L28, with the protein MAKECYFTGRKAKSGNNRSHALNATKRTYKPNLQKVRIIDENGNKKRVWVSARALKSGKVQRV; encoded by the coding sequence ATGGCAAAAGAATGTTATTTCACTGGTCGCAAGGCTAAATCTGGTAATAACCGCTCACACGCGTTAAACGCAACTAAACGTACTTATAAACCAAACTTACAAAAAGTTCGTATTATCGATGAAAATGGTAATAAAAAACGTGTATGGGTTTCTGCTCGTGCTTTAAAGAGCGGTAAAGTACAACGCGTATAA
- a CDS encoding thiamine diphosphokinase, producing the protein MTVVFVATGPDYDQDHFLAEVAGLDQAVFIGIDRGVSRLLEAGLPIELAIGDYDSVPLAVQWQAEAVAQHFIRLATDKDQTDTEAAIEWALNHYPDQAYYFYGIFGGRIDHELSNLWLAYQPQLQDKLIDMTFIGLSNRLKFYRPGTYQISPLPDYDYLSFIGLTSIKNLTLTGVKYELDQVDYPYPIALVSNEFISSDQDMRLSFSHGLLMAIQSRDAG; encoded by the coding sequence ATGACGGTTGTTTTCGTAGCTACTGGTCCAGATTATGACCAGGACCATTTTCTGGCTGAGGTTGCCGGCTTGGACCAAGCTGTTTTTATTGGGATTGATCGTGGTGTCAGCCGCCTACTTGAAGCTGGTTTGCCGATTGAATTAGCCATTGGTGATTATGATTCTGTGCCGCTAGCTGTGCAGTGGCAGGCCGAGGCGGTTGCCCAACATTTTATCCGTTTAGCGACTGACAAAGACCAAACAGATACTGAGGCTGCGATTGAGTGGGCGCTTAACCATTACCCTGACCAGGCTTATTATTTCTATGGTATTTTTGGTGGACGTATAGACCACGAGCTGTCAAATTTATGGTTGGCCTACCAGCCTCAGCTCCAAGATAAGTTAATTGATATGACTTTTATTGGCTTAAGTAATCGCTTAAAATTTTATCGGCCAGGGACTTATCAAATTAGCCCGTTACCAGATTATGACTACTTATCTTTTATTGGACTAACATCGATAAAAAATCTCACTTTAACAGGGGTTAAATATGAACTGGACCAGGTTGACTACCCGTATCCGATTGCGCTGGTATCCAATGAATTTATCAGCTCAGACCAGGATATGAGGCTTTCGTTTAGCCATGGTTTGCTCATGGCGATTCAGTCGCGAGATGCTGGTTAA
- the rpe gene encoding ribulose-phosphate 3-epimerase, with amino-acid sequence MYIAPSILAANIAHLGQDVEKIDQAGADFVHIDIMDGHFVPNLSFGVSVVEALRPQTELKLDCHLMVTNPEDYIDLYAQAGADYFTFHYEAAPHLHALIQKIKAAGMKAGLAINPGTPVSVIEPVLADLDLVLVMTVNPGFGGQAFIPSTVKKIEILDQLRRENPSYDYLIEVDGGINQATCQQCYQLGADVFVAGSYIYGSDDIAQTIAGMREVAKK; translated from the coding sequence ATGTATATTGCACCTTCGATTTTAGCTGCTAATATTGCTCACTTGGGTCAGGATGTGGAAAAAATTGACCAGGCTGGTGCGGACTTTGTGCATATTGATATTATGGATGGTCATTTTGTGCCTAATTTGAGCTTTGGAGTTAGCGTGGTTGAAGCCCTACGCCCACAAACCGAACTTAAATTAGACTGTCACTTAATGGTTACCAATCCAGAAGATTATATTGATCTTTATGCCCAAGCTGGTGCAGACTACTTTACCTTCCATTATGAGGCTGCCCCTCATCTGCATGCGCTCATACAGAAAATCAAGGCAGCTGGTATGAAGGCAGGCTTAGCCATTAATCCCGGCACACCAGTTTCGGTTATTGAACCGGTCTTAGCTGACCTAGATTTAGTTTTAGTGATGACAGTTAACCCTGGTTTTGGTGGCCAGGCCTTTATTCCATCAACGGTTAAGAAAATTGAAATTTTGGACCAGCTGCGGCGGGAAAATCCGTCCTATGATTATTTGATTGAAGTTGATGGTGGCATTAACCAAGCAACTTGCCAACAATGCTACCAGCTTGGTGCTGATGTTTTTGTTGCCGGCTCTTATATCTACGGTAGTGATGACATTGCGCAGACTATTGCTGGTATGCGCGAGGTGGCTAAAAAATGA
- the rsgA gene encoding ribosome small subunit-dependent GTPase A: protein MQEKEQVYQGQVEKALSGFYYIRSQADGQIYQTRARGQFRNTNTKPLVGDYVDFIKTEGDQGYLVAIHDRKNALVRPAVANVDLAFLVCSVVEPQISPKLIDRYLVYLESLAIQPLIYFSKLDLLNQSDYADYLLARRLYESVGYQVFDNLDAHERLDELASLTQDQLMVVVGQSGVGKSTFLNQVLPELALETGAVSQALGRGRHTTRHVELHHLLGGQIVDTPGFSSISFDHLDKRDLASCFPEMRDLAPYCKFRECTHIPEPKCAVKAGLVEGTISQERYDSYLQLFEEISQIKPDYR from the coding sequence ATGCAGGAAAAGGAACAAGTCTACCAGGGCCAGGTTGAAAAGGCTCTGAGTGGTTTTTATTACATCCGCAGCCAAGCTGATGGCCAGATTTACCAAACACGGGCCCGAGGTCAATTTCGTAATACCAATACCAAGCCCCTGGTAGGAGACTATGTTGATTTCATCAAGACGGAAGGGGACCAAGGCTACTTAGTGGCCATTCATGACCGCAAAAATGCCTTAGTCAGACCAGCTGTCGCTAATGTTGACCTAGCTTTTCTAGTCTGTTCAGTTGTTGAACCGCAGATCAGTCCAAAACTCATTGACCGCTATTTAGTCTACTTAGAGAGTCTGGCTATCCAGCCCTTGATTTATTTTTCTAAGTTAGACCTACTTAATCAATCTGATTATGCTGACTATCTGCTAGCTCGTCGACTTTATGAGTCAGTTGGTTACCAGGTCTTTGATAACCTAGATGCCCATGAGCGCTTGGATGAATTAGCTAGCCTAACCCAAGACCAGTTGATGGTAGTTGTTGGCCAATCTGGTGTGGGTAAGTCAACCTTCCTCAACCAAGTTTTACCTGAACTAGCTCTTGAGACTGGCGCCGTATCTCAAGCTTTAGGCCGGGGGCGTCATACGACCCGGCATGTTGAGTTGCACCATCTGCTGGGTGGACAAATAGTTGATACCCCAGGTTTTTCCAGCATCAGCTTTGACCACCTTGATAAGCGCGACCTAGCTAGCTGTTTTCCAGAAATGCGTGATTTAGCGCCTTATTGTAAATTCAGGGAGTGCACCCATATTCCTGAGCCTAAGTGTGCCGTCAAGGCGGGTCTAGTTGAGGGGACGATTAGCCAGGAACGCTATGACAGTTACCTACAATTATTTGAAGAAATCAGTCAAATTAAACCTGATTATCGTTAG
- the pknB gene encoding Stk1 family PASTA domain-containing Ser/Thr kinase: protein MNPGQIIDDRYEIIDLIGTGGMADVYLAYDPILARQVAIKFLRVGSHNLHDAIIRFQREANAVSEINHPNIVNIYDVGIDRNVQFIVMEYVDGLDLKTYIQTYQPLPIDQACDITLQILAGIQAAHQQGIIHRDLKPQNIKIKDDGQVKVMDFGIATVSSETSITRTNAIIGSVHYLSPEQARGAMATAQSDIYSIGIVLFELLTGTIPFEGESAVTIALKHFQEPLPDIRDYRADVPNALINVVQRATAKKVTERYRTTAEMISDLQTALDSDRAGEAILVTSHVPEESLLLAKEDIEGQIGTSEETILLNEGLTPVQAAPLVEERPAFAADSATESQDQVQIASSSDKQGKIKINDPDHQARMKKWLLMASGVLAILVLAILAQATGLFAREVTVPDLQGLSQAEAASTLADHQLQVGDSDYEYHSQIASDQIIASQPKAGSHVKEESQVDLIISQGPEPVQVGNYVGSQFEQVKKDLEKAGFTVNRIDDYSETVGQDKVISQSIAPGESVIAQDTAIDLTVSLGRQTFQMPDLTGWAQSDVEAYAEEYGLSLATKQEKTGAVPSGTVLDQSIGVGQDFHIGDKLSVTIAQEPEKVTFRHTVTIPYKANNARQSSEDTAWWQGVKDWWQGQQVYASLFRRSSNEIKVYMDDLNHSYDTPADTFSISSDRSYTMTFETEKGETARFKIERDGEVIMENKVKASED from the coding sequence ATGAATCCCGGACAAATAATTGATGACCGTTATGAGATTATTGATTTAATTGGTACCGGGGGTATGGCAGATGTTTATCTAGCCTATGATCCAATTTTAGCCCGGCAGGTAGCCATCAAATTTCTGCGGGTTGGTAGCCACAATCTCCATGATGCCATCATTCGTTTCCAGCGTGAAGCTAATGCGGTATCGGAAATCAACCATCCTAATATTGTTAATATCTATGATGTGGGGATTGACCGTAATGTACAGTTTATTGTGATGGAGTATGTGGATGGTTTAGACTTAAAGACTTATATCCAAACCTATCAACCGCTTCCGATTGACCAGGCCTGCGACATTACCCTGCAGATTTTGGCTGGTATCCAAGCTGCCCACCAGCAGGGGATTATCCACCGTGATTTAAAGCCACAAAATATCAAAATTAAAGATGATGGCCAAGTCAAGGTTATGGATTTTGGTATTGCCACGGTTTCCTCTGAAACCTCTATTACTCGGACTAACGCCATTATTGGCTCTGTCCACTACCTGTCACCCGAGCAGGCCCGGGGCGCCATGGCGACTGCCCAGTCTGATATTTATTCGATCGGTATTGTCCTGTTTGAGTTATTAACGGGGACCATTCCTTTTGAAGGCGAGTCCGCTGTTACCATCGCTCTCAAACATTTTCAAGAACCCTTGCCTGATATTCGCGACTATCGCGCTGATGTGCCTAACGCCCTAATCAATGTGGTCCAGCGAGCAACAGCTAAGAAGGTAACAGAGCGTTACCGCACGACCGCAGAAATGATTAGTGATTTGCAGACCGCCCTAGACAGTGACCGGGCCGGGGAGGCCATCCTGGTGACCTCCCATGTACCAGAAGAAAGCTTGCTTTTAGCTAAGGAGGATATAGAAGGGCAGATTGGGACGAGCGAGGAAACGATCCTTTTAAATGAGGGTTTAACACCAGTCCAGGCCGCGCCGCTAGTTGAGGAGCGCCCAGCTTTTGCGGCAGACTCAGCTACTGAATCTCAGGACCAAGTTCAAATAGCTAGCAGTAGTGATAAACAGGGTAAAATCAAGATTAATGACCCTGACCACCAAGCTCGTATGAAGAAGTGGTTGCTCATGGCTTCAGGGGTCTTAGCCATCCTAGTGCTAGCCATCTTGGCCCAAGCAACCGGGCTTTTTGCGCGTGAAGTTACTGTGCCTGATCTCCAAGGCCTTAGCCAGGCTGAAGCAGCTTCAACCCTAGCTGACCACCAATTGCAGGTTGGTGATAGCGACTATGAATATCATAGCCAGATAGCCAGTGACCAGATAATTGCCAGCCAACCCAAAGCCGGTAGCCATGTTAAAGAAGAAAGCCAGGTTGATCTAATTATCAGTCAAGGCCCGGAACCCGTTCAGGTAGGCAATTATGTTGGTAGTCAGTTTGAACAGGTTAAAAAGGACCTGGAAAAGGCTGGTTTTACCGTGAATCGCATTGACGATTATAGTGAAACGGTTGGCCAGGATAAGGTCATTAGTCAGAGTATTGCTCCTGGCGAATCAGTCATCGCCCAAGATACTGCGATTGATTTGACCGTATCACTAGGCCGGCAAACATTCCAAATGCCCGATCTAACTGGTTGGGCCCAGTCGGATGTCGAAGCTTATGCGGAAGAGTATGGGCTAAGCCTGGCAACCAAGCAAGAAAAAACCGGAGCAGTGCCATCAGGTACGGTACTTGACCAAAGTATCGGCGTGGGTCAAGACTTTCATATTGGTGATAAGTTATCAGTCACTATCGCCCAGGAACCAGAAAAGGTTACCTTTAGGCATACTGTCACTATCCCTTATAAGGCCAATAATGCCCGGCAATCAAGTGAGGATACTGCTTGGTGGCAAGGCGTGAAAGACTGGTGGCAAGGTCAGCAGGTTTATGCCAGCTTGTTTAGACGATCTAGTAATGAAATTAAAGTTTACATGGATGACCTCAACCATAGCTACGATACCCCAGCCGATACCTTTAGCATATCCTCAGACCGGTCATATACCATGACCTTTGAAACTGAGAAGGGTGAGACAGCGCGCTTTAAAATTGAACGAGATGGTGAAGTAATTATGGAAAATAAAGTTAAAGCAAGTGAGGACTAA
- a CDS encoding Stp1/IreP family PP2C-type Ser/Thr phosphatase has translation MEIAKLTDVGKRRQVNQDQVGVFYDKTGQPMLILCDGMGGHNAGDVAAEMALYQLGHAFEQTGFSSSHQAKGWLQAEIEACNQRIYEKSQLFQDLQGMGTTIVVLVIIDDFALAGHVGDSRLYLITPTDIEQKTKDHSYVQELVDAEMITPEEADHHPQKNIITRSLGSQDPVQVDLVRFYVNADDVFLLCSDGLTDMLTDQDIYQTIVTSPDLKTAVNKLVDQANAAGGRDNISVVLARREGGGRV, from the coding sequence ATGGAGATTGCCAAACTAACCGATGTTGGTAAGCGACGCCAGGTCAACCAAGACCAGGTGGGTGTTTTTTATGACAAAACTGGCCAGCCCATGCTTATCTTGTGCGATGGCATGGGGGGCCACAATGCTGGAGATGTTGCCGCTGAAATGGCCCTCTACCAGCTAGGTCATGCTTTTGAACAAACAGGTTTTTCCTCTAGCCATCAAGCCAAGGGCTGGTTACAGGCGGAGATAGAGGCTTGTAACCAGCGCATATATGAAAAGTCCCAGCTTTTTCAAGACCTCCAAGGTATGGGTACGACCATTGTTGTCTTAGTTATTATTGATGACTTTGCCCTAGCTGGCCATGTGGGAGATTCGCGCCTGTATCTCATTACACCAACTGATATTGAGCAAAAGACCAAGGACCACTCTTATGTCCAAGAACTAGTTGATGCTGAGATGATTACACCCGAAGAGGCTGACCACCACCCGCAAAAAAATATTATTACCCGCTCTTTAGGTAGTCAGGACCCGGTTCAAGTAGACCTAGTCCGCTTTTATGTCAATGCAGACGATGTCTTTTTACTATGTTCAGATGGTCTCACAGACATGCTGACTGACCAAGACATTTATCAAACAATAGTTACCAGCCCAGACCTAAAAACGGCTGTCAATAAGTTAGTAGACCAGGCCAACGCAGCTGGTGGGCGCGATAATATCTCAGTGGTTTTAGCCCGTCGTGAAGGAGGTGGCCGTGTATGA
- the rsmB gene encoding 16S rRNA (cytosine(967)-C(5))-methyltransferase RsmB: protein MTQSIRESARYLAMVDLVAINQGAFSDQVVNQRLKGHHFSDPDRRLYTRLVYGTTQYRLPLTAIFKDLVAKPKGVKSWLKQLILMSLYQFYYMDQVPDHAVVDEAVKITKKRGNYQLSRFTNGVLRNARRQYPDLASFLASQAQDWLTQSQLKYSIPATWVTYFERRFGRDQAELVMASFNQDSHLTIRVNQHDWPQETSIIKDLTDQGLELEASPLTAHCYRIGRGNVSQTPAFLAGQITIQDESAALAVEVMAPQAGERVLDLCAAPGGKTVQMAERVGSDGQVMAQDIASDKLALIVENLKRMGVADQVALSQGDARQASHKYPAESFDRILVDAPCSGIGLFRRKPDTKYRKELADLSSLQDIQLEILQEAVKLLKKDGILTYSTCTITAEENQQVVERILDQVDQLQPQPLPGELMNDQVKRALTSSSSLEILPHYVSSDGFFIANFIKK from the coding sequence TTGACCCAATCGATTAGGGAATCAGCCCGTTATTTGGCCATGGTTGACCTGGTTGCTATCAACCAAGGAGCATTTTCTGACCAGGTGGTCAACCAGCGTTTAAAGGGCCATCATTTTTCCGATCCTGACCGCCGGCTCTATACCCGCCTAGTTTATGGCACCACCCAATACCGGCTCCCTTTGACAGCTATTTTTAAGGACCTAGTCGCTAAGCCCAAGGGTGTTAAATCTTGGCTCAAGCAATTGATTTTGATGAGCCTTTACCAGTTTTACTATATGGACCAGGTGCCTGACCATGCAGTTGTTGATGAGGCGGTTAAAATCACCAAAAAACGTGGTAACTACCAATTATCTCGTTTTACCAATGGTGTCTTGCGTAATGCCCGTCGCCAGTATCCCGACCTGGCTAGTTTTCTAGCTAGCCAAGCCCAGGATTGGCTGACCCAGTCGCAATTGAAATACTCTATCCCTGCTACTTGGGTCACTTATTTTGAAAGGCGATTTGGCCGGGACCAGGCAGAATTAGTGATGGCCAGTTTTAACCAGGATAGTCACTTGACAATCCGGGTTAACCAGCACGATTGGCCCCAGGAAACCAGTATTATCAAGGACTTAACCGACCAAGGCCTAGAGCTTGAGGCCAGCCCCTTGACGGCCCACTGTTACCGGATTGGCCGTGGTAATGTCAGCCAAACCCCAGCTTTTCTCGCTGGACAAATCACCATCCAGGATGAATCAGCCGCCCTAGCAGTTGAAGTGATGGCCCCCCAAGCCGGTGAACGGGTCTTGGATTTGTGTGCTGCCCCTGGTGGTAAGACAGTTCAGATGGCTGAGCGAGTCGGATCAGATGGGCAAGTGATGGCTCAAGATATTGCTAGTGACAAATTAGCCTTGATTGTTGAAAATCTAAAGCGCATGGGGGTCGCTGACCAGGTTGCCCTTAGCCAGGGAGATGCGCGTCAAGCCAGTCACAAATATCCAGCTGAGTCTTTCGACCGTATCTTAGTGGATGCGCCTTGCTCTGGTATTGGGCTTTTTAGACGTAAGCCGGATACCAAATACCGCAAGGAATTGGCAGACCTCTCTAGTCTCCAAGATATCCAGCTAGAGATTCTCCAGGAAGCAGTTAAATTATTGAAAAAAGATGGTATTTTAACCTACAGTACCTGTACAATTACAGCAGAAGAAAACCAGCAGGTGGTTGAGCGTATCTTAGACCAGGTCGACCAGCTACAGCCCCAGCCCCTGCCTGGCGAGCTGATGAATGACCAGGTCAAGCGTGCCCTGACTAGCAGTAGCAGCCTGGAAATTTTGCCGCATTATGTATCAAGTGACGGATTTTTTATTGCCAATTTTATCAAGAAATAG